The nucleotide window cttcttgttcgtCACGGGAGTTGTGATTCTTGAGGGAAGATTCTAGctgtaagagttttctttctaactcctTTCACCGCTCCATCTCCTCTTTGAGGTActtttcagtttccttttgctTCTCCCGCTCTTGTTCTAATTGTTCCAGGCGGCTATGGACTAGTCCCATTAGTTCAGTTACGTGGGATGGTCCGCCTTTTTCTGATTCGTGTTCGTCCGAGAAGTTTGCCTTATCTGAGGAATTTACCTTCGGGTTCTTCACTCCGGAGGTGCCTTCTCTATGTTGATTATTAACTTCCTGTTGTAGGGCTAGATCCGCATCGTTATTACTcatgtccagattctcttgttcggaatctgtttccacatggccttcttcgtgggatctgtccgccatcaatggatgatctctcgggtccccggcaacggcgtcaatgttacggtgggtaaccggagattaatagaaCAGATGGTGTGGGATGGCCCAATCGTCCACGAATGGTGAGCTCCGGGTTGGTTTGCACGCTGGAGCCTTCTTCCGACTTGTATACGTgggtgaatggggggtggtacctgcaaagacactccgatgcctaagttagcaagagtgtgagcaggtctagagagtattaggcttagagatacctgaggggtgtcagtgtatttatagtggtgagccaataaccaccgttgaagtagtgccgtatctttagggtgttaaccgcccccattatcttggggaggttaagatatggctttatgaagtggttagagagatttcaggggcggttactcattcgAATGAGtatttatctgccagctaatctcacatccgacttcttcagaccaagtcgtggttgataccgacttcttatgtgaaggtcggtacttagctaggcttaatccttcagattaggcattttatttggacctgggcctttatcgTTGGACCAGGGTACGaacactatttttttattcaaataaaaattaaaaggaaacaatcattatatataaaattaatcaattgtaagaattaaatttagtcttcaaattaaactattttatttcattaacaTCTAGGTAATCGGACTCAattatagttttatttttgtaaaaatctacttctaattaatttgataaaaatatagagGAAAATGAATAAAGACAGTCGCATCCTAATAAGAATTGAAAATAAACTTCTAAGCATCCGACTTGGCAaaggtgatagatgcttctataTATAACATACCAGAAATAAAAATGATGCCACAGTTATAACTCCATTTGTGAAAGAAAATTCTCCATATGCTAAAGGAAGATATGGCTTATTAAtctacaataattaaaaaaatgtagcaCTGGTTagaaaaataacacaaaaaacATTATAAAGATGCTTGCTTTCTAAACTCTAATGAATTAATGCTAAAACACTAGATGAGGGTAACTTTTAATCGGTCTATCTTACGTACTAATAGGTCATACCTTGTCTATTTCAAGATCAGCTAATTGATTCAATCCAACAATATAGAGATGCATGAAGAAGTGTGGTACAATATACTGAAATGAAATAGCAGGGAAAAAAGCTCACCATTAGTAATACattctctaataataataataataataataatgatgatgatgatgatgatgatgatgatgatgatgatgatgatgatgatgatgatgatgatgaggagaaACTCTTGaagtcaataatttttaatattttttgctaTTATTTGACTAATAtaagtattaaatatttttaataaataaattttattaatttatgtatataaattttaaaagaatatgggtataaattatattaatttatatgtataaattctagtaaatataaatgtaaattacatgttttttttgtaaaatccTGTAAATTCGAATATAAATTCTTAATGatcaaatactaataaaaaaaaataataatatttaataattatataacatTGCCCTATTATAATTACTAAAAGGTGCATGGCATTTAGAGGTGATTTTATTAGAGGTTGTAACCGTCGCAAAACATATTACCAGCaagcaattactattatttaagTTGCAGGGATTATAATTCGTAGCGATTTTCAACAACCGCTGGCAACAAGAAGTTTTTAATGTGATATATATGAAACTTTAGAGTTAAGAAATGTGCTGCTATGttcaaattcattattttttttaatgagttCTTATATCATTCTtgttttaaaatgatataagtAGACATTATAGGGTAAATTTTCCTTCCTATGTTTCTTGACATATATATTGTCGCCAACCTGTAAATAGCCATTAAAAAAAGTTGGAAATAATTGTGATAGATTGTCCACGGCAAGGAGTGATGAAAAAAATGAGCCTGCCACCTGTCAAATGATTCAAAAGATTAATAGCAATTGATGCGTAGAACATTTTCAAGACTTaatttagaaatgaaagaaaCTTACAAGGCCCATAAATGCGTAAAATCTGCTAAATTTGCGAAAATTATCAAAGCCATGTATGATagattcaataataatttttgaattatgagCTTGTGGTTTAGGTTCATATGATTCTGTAGTCACTGCATTGATTAAGGGTCTCTTCTCATATTTATCAAATGTAGATCTTGGATCCAAAGATGTCTTGATGATGGTATTATTTTCCATTGATGATtttccattcttcttccatgaacatcttgttgcataatatcctaaaaaaccaaattcataattaaaacattttatttatttatgtatttagcCTCCAACAAACGGGTATGTGAAATGTAGTGTTGCACGACACACCTTGTTAAAGAAAACCtcgttaaaatttattaaaacattaaaaactCATATCAAACTATAAATatggtaaaaaaatttaaaataatatctattcttttttttatacagtaaataaagaatataaaattgagaattgaatataaaattttacaacTAAGTTAGAGTGGTACTGTTGTATTATACTAATTAAGCTTATCATTGtctgaaagaaaaaaagtaaaatataattgaGTTAATAAATATTGTTTTTGTAAAATACAAAAAGGtagatatatattaaataaagattaaaaataatagGCATCTACATACATATTGTGAACTATTAATCACATGTAGTTAGgactataaaaattaaaaattttatgctATAATACTTATAATTAAAGTGGATAAACATTTGAAAGgtattactaaaattaaaataatattttttatatttaataataatttttaatttaaaaaataaaaatacaaatattaataaaatataaaaagatattattttaattttaataatattattttaatgttGCTAAATAAAAATACTCGCAGAAGCTTCGTGCAACCCAAATTTCTGTTTTGTGTTTCGGATTATGGGTCGAATTTTtggattaaattaaaaaaatattaataaaaagtactatattttttaaaaatacaaaaaattttaaataaattgtcATTTAACctgtcatttttttattaatcgagttctttctgttttttaaaaattaaacgaagttaattttaaaattaaagatgtgTTCATTTTAATAGATAAATAGACTAAGCTAATAAATTTGGCCATTTTAACAGCCGTTTACTTCATATTATTacttaaagtaaaaaaaagaaaaggaataatttgatcttttagatattttagatattcataatatttcagtttataaagatatttgaaaaataataaaaaataagcatAAAGTAGTTTAAGATGACCTTATTTCGTATtctttaattaattacctcttcttttattttatattctttaattATCGTTGAAATGATTGGATATACTAAAATAAgtatataattacaaatattacaaacatataaaaatattaagttaaataaaataattgtgagttatttatatttataatataaatatttcttATTTAGTTTTCTCGAgtgaaatttttgtttaaatttaaaacttctTATGacttgaaaaaattatttaattgagtgaagagataaattaaaaaaaaagtatagtaaccaataaattttatttacggACGGAACAAAACTGCGTTTTATTAAATGTATATTATTGACGACAAAAAAGTATAACATTTTTaatggaaaagtctaggggaccagcagttttattgaattttggccagtatgtaaccagcagaggaaggtgagccattggatgaaatctcacaccatcaaatcattattgatggctaattgatgactaacaattacaaaaattactCGTTCCCTAACATTGCTCATTTTTAATTTGGGTACTGTTAGGGACCGACAGCCTATGGCTAGGCCGTTGCTACCTTCCGTCTTTTTAGCAATCATCCATGTAACTTTGTGTGTGGTAGTGCaaacatattataaaaaaaaaaatttaagtgtaTCGTATAtggatattttaataatttttaattgttgatattaattataaaaaatatataatatataattaaaattaatgattaaaaattattaaaatatcagTCTATCAATATACGAACCCATATTATANNNNNNNNNNNNNNNNNNNNNNNNNNNNNNNNNNNNNNNNNNNNNNNNNNNNNNNNNNNNNNNNNNNNNNATTGAGACggtaatattttttctttgcaTGTACAAAAAAGTTCaggtattttaaaaataatattagataGATTTTATATTAGTGTGTTTATGGTAATTATGGCGACAACTATAGCTAAGTAAgtattatcaaaataatttttttatattttggcagcatttttttaacaattttttttaaaaaatattgttaaataataaaaaatatttactttaattttaacatcactttttaaaatattattatagctacttaattaaataaaaattttcaaatctcataaagtgaattctttttcttcttgtagcagtctttttttattcatttaatattAATTCTCTCTGTTTCAACTGCTACAATTAAGAGATCTTTTTTaactatgaatattgtgaaaaataacttagaaacaaaataaaagatgaattttttgctaattatcttttaattatattgaaaagaaaattactaaaaattttgACATAAATTCTATTATTGgtgaattttatgatacgaaAAATCGACCACTTCGTTAGTAAAAAGtatacacatatttttttattttaaaatatattctctatcggtatatttttgtaatacatcttatattatattttttttacataatttttaatattatatgcaTTATTGGCCCTCCATAATATCATTTTTGGATGCgtccctatatatatatatatattattgtgtTGATACCAGTAGCAAAACCATAGTAAGAAAACCATTTTTATACAAAAGACGACAACTATTTTCTTGTTATATACGAAaagagaatagaaaaataataaacacaTCAATTCaggaaatgaaaacaaaaagaagaaagaaaaaaacaacaataatgagaaagaagagagacaCAATACCCGTGACGGTGGTTGAAGAAGAACTAGGAAGTGACCCTAGAAGCCCGAAAGCCATTATTTTCTAAATCAGCAAAATCCTCAGAAAGTTGCACAATAATGTAACTCTGAGACACATGTTCTTCATTTGCCCATTGCTCTAACTATTTATAGAACAGCGTGCCGTTAAAGATTGTAGCTAGTTGGTTTGCCCATGCATGGAACTAAATGAAAATGTCATCACCTAATGACTTAAAATATCAAATGGTGTCAAAAATGAAAAAGTGGGCTGAACTATCTTATTATATGTGCTTATATTCTTTATAGCataataattaacaattaaaataatcaatttttttagtaaaataataaggGTGATTGATGAATGCGACTAAATTTCTGTATCTGTGTATTGCAATTGCATATATATGGGCGGAGGTTAGTATATGACTATATGCCAAGGGGGGCAATGGCTCACTctccaaattaaaaattattttagtgtATATATTCACACACAACTATGATGGCTAAGTTAATGTTGGTTATAGGTGACTGTAAGTTTGACCATCTGAAGTCTTACTATGTTTTTATAATACGCTTATATATTTTAACGGAGCAATGACtcactttttaaattaaaaattgtagtgtataaaaatttttaatttttatattaatctatctttaatttaattttaattttacatttttttagagTTATCTTTTTATATTGTCTCGTTTTTAAGAATTATTCTAATTTGCCTCtgtatatatctatatatatccACAACTATGATGGCTAAGTTAATGTTGGCTATAGGTAGCTGCAAGTTAGACCATCTGAAAGATAATTATGCGTTCATAATAcgcaataaaagaaaagaaaaagaaaataatcataaaaatttattttgtatttaaattttattcaaataatatataaatttgatCTAAATATCTtagcatattttaattttattctttaattgtACAAAGACTATATATAATCATATCGAAATTAATTTTTGCTATCAACTCTTTAATTAATggacatctgatctaaattgagaaattttttgtaattttttgcaaGATCATAAAATTTTTCTCAAAGAATTAGACTCACATATGTTCATATATCACTACAAGAAATAAGGGGTTTAGCCACACAAAAAATTATGGCTAAATTCTAAGATAACCGTAGCAACTATACATTGGCCACAAAAGAATATTTGTGACTAATCGGGGGGTTGTATTTTCAATTTGCCACGATATTAGCATTATTAACCACAGTTTTGAACATCGTGGAGACCTTCAAAGAGGCACAATTTGTATATTATTATCCACGCATAATACCGTGGCTAAATAAGAATAATCAAATTGAAAAGTATAATTTTACCACACTTCATTTGTGTAGGCTGGATTTTTCGGTCACAGTTTTTTGTGTAGCTAACgttgaattatttaattacactATTTTTGTGGCTAACTCACTCTATTTTTCCCATACAATCCGTGACTAATTTGTactaatttattctaattgaataatttttattaatttaaaattatatttatatatataacattaataacaaaaatcaaactttttaaacatataatatctaacattttttataaaaaaatattaataagaattcaatagaataataataataataaaagtctAAACTTATAtataacaagaaataaaaaaaatcttattaaatACATCAATTAAATGTCTGGCATATCACGGGATAAACTATACACTTATTCCTgtattttaataacaaaaatttgtaTAGAACTGTCAActgaattttgatttctttatcTCCATATCTTTTTCTCTAAAGTTTCAACCAGCTTCTCTAAATTTATCACACGTCCTACATTTTCAGCACCAAAGATCTTTTCAATTTACAGCGTTGCTCTACGGGCCATTACACCCAGAAATCGTACCAATAAATTTGCGTCATTATCTCGACTTTGTCCATGCTCATCAAGTTTTATTATgtctttttcatcatttttcaaaTGCCAAACTTGAATTATTATCATTTTGTCAGTTGTAATTTCTCTTGTAGAAGTGTCCACAACTGAAtacaaaattgaataaaataaataaactaaatattagaactaaaaaaatcactcgtaaaaaaattaaaatttcatataCCTTTGACATTCACAACTAAATGGTCATTATAATCTTCTTTGGTAGGTAcagttaattttgatttatttcgtCCAAACTTTCTGCAAAttctttattgttgttgatATTCTGTGATTACCGTAGTTATACTAAAAGGGCTTCTCCTGAATTATTACGTTTTGCCTTCACGAAAAAATCCTGCTTAAAAAAACCAACAAATAACatcaaaatgaagaaagaaaaaatcggTATTTTGGTTTTGGAGGATACCTTATCATATAAGAGTTTTAAAAGACAACATGAATGATGAGAAGTTATATTGGAATTTGTCCATGATAAAAGCTACCTGAGAAGTTAAGcgcatattaaaattttaaatctaaaaaattcaGTTTGATCATTGTTGTTTAGATTTTTTAACTTTCtttaatcttaaaaatatttttttattctactgtttattatctattaaatatactttaaattattttatttttgatataatagttatttatttattttttaatggttaaatatgattaaaaatttaaatttaaatttaaatttcgaGTCcgtaatatttttatctttaatttttattataataacaataaataaccaaaaaactactttaataaatatatgaacTTCACAATCTTTCATTTTATACGGTTGATAGTTGATGATTCAAATAATGCACTATATCCTTTAATTATTTACCTATTATACACGAAAcagtataataaaaattatacatttaagtaagttttataaatatttttacttgaaaaatttaatgtttaataaattttaattactaaattagttactaaaattttattacattagccaaattaattattacataAATTGTTATaagaaattttacaaattaatttttttgttacttaATAAAATTGCAAACTATTATATAAGTGACtcataaattaattagttttaatttttttataactaaaaataattataaaataattaattaatggaatatactaattaaataatagtataaataaaaaatttaattcataatttcaccaaataatttttaaaaagataattatatatgtaatattttattatctattcaaattatattattttagctaaataaattttatctttataattaacttaaatattagaatattatctttatttttataatattttattttatctaaatttatttttttatatttttaaaattaatttcataaacATGTGTTAATGTCagactatttaaaaaaatgatactatacattaataaatttatttaaaaaattaatttatccaagACAAGATAACTATGACACGTTAATATAAACAAGAAGTacactacaaaaaatattatttgtggtaaaagattaaattttagc belongs to Arachis duranensis cultivar V14167 chromosome 8, aradu.V14167.gnm2.J7QH, whole genome shotgun sequence and includes:
- the LOC107462706 gene encoding naringenin 8-dimethylallyltransferase 2, chloroplastic-like yields the protein MENNTIIKTSLDPRSTFDKYEKRPLINAVTTESYEPKPQAHNSKIIIESIIHGFDNFRKFSRFYAFMGLVAGSFFSSLLAVDNLSQLFPTFFNGYLQYIVPHFFMHLYIVGLNQLADLEIDKINKPYLPLAYGEFSFTNGVITVASFLFLSFGSAWMIGSKPSLWSLLVTFVLMTAYSINLPFLRWKKSTTLTVMAHAIGMTTSFNIAAFMHMKTFVLKKATTYPRSLFLATVVMAIFFAVVAMAKVFWFCVSLLEIAYGAAILIGASSPFLWSKLFTT